The Flavobacterium sp. M31R6 nucleotide sequence ACTTCTTTTATGCAGCGCATTGTCGTTTGCACAGGAAGTAAATATCATTCCCCAGCCAGTACAAGTTACCAGAAACGCAGGGAATTTTGTAATTAACACTAAAACAAGTTTGGTTGTAACCAGTAAAGAGGATAAATCCACAGCGGCTTTCTTGAATAAATATTTATTGGATTACTATGGTTTTGAATTGCCGATAGTTAAAAAAGCTGATAAAAACTCCATTAAGTTGAAAAGTGGTAAGCACATCGAGGGACTTCAAAGTGAAGGCTATAGCCTAAAATCAGATGATAAAGGTGTTGTAATTAATGGAAATTCGCCAATTGGTACTTTCTATGGAATGCAAACATTGATTCAATTGTTGCCTGTTGAAAAAAGTAATAGCCTTACAATTGCGTCTGTAGATGTGAAAGACGAACCTCGTTTTGTATATAGAGGTGCTATGCTGGATGTTGGGCGTCACTTTTTTCCAGTTGCTTTTGTTAAAAAATACATCGATTATTTGGCTTTGCATAAAATGAATTATTTTCATTGGCATCTAACCGAAGATCAGGGATGGAGAATTGAAATTAAAAAGTATCCTAAACTTACTGAAATAGGTTCCAAAAGAAATGGGTCCATTATTGGGAGATACCCAGGTACAGGAAGTGATAATACTCCAGAAGGAGGATTTTACACTCAGGAAGAAATTAAAGATATTGTAAAGTATGCTTCTGATCGTTTTATTACGGTAATCCCAGAAATCGAAATGCCGGGACACAGTAGCGCTGCCATTGCCGCATATCCACAGTTGAGTTGTTTTCCAGAAGAGAAAACCCAACTCTCAGATAAGATGATTTCGGATAAGAGCAAACAAGAATTGGCAAACGGAAAAACTAAAATTGTTCAGGAAACATGGGGTGTTTTTACGGATGTGTATGCTCCAACTGAATATACATTTAATTTTTTGGAAGATGTTATCGATGAGGTGGTGACATTATTCCCTTCAAAATACATTCATGTGGGCGGAGACGAATCTCCTAAAGATGACTGGAAAAGAAGTGAGTTTTGTCAAAAGATGATAAAAGAAAAAGGATTGAAAGACGAGCATGAACTTCAAAGTTATTTCATCCAAAGAATGGAAAAATATATTAATGGCAAAGGAAGAACATTAATAGGCTGGGATGAGATTTTGGAAGGAGGACTTGCACCAAATGCAATTGTAATGAGTTGGAGAGGAGAAGCTGGCGGAATAACAGCAGCAAGAGATAAACATCAAGTAATTATGACTCCTGGAAGTCACGTTTATTTAGATCACTCGCAAACCAAAAATGAAAAGGAAGTTACTATTGGTGGTTTTACGGACTTAGAAAAAATCTACAGTTATGAGCCAGTTCCAAAGGAATTGAATGAACAAGAAGCTAAGTATGTTTTGGGAGCCCAAGGAAATGTTTGGACAGAATACATGCAAAATCCAGCCAAAGTGGAATATATGATTTTTCCGCGTTTGAGTGCATTAAGCGAAGTTTTGTGGTCTCCAAAAGAAAATAAAAACTGGTCTGAATTCCAGACAAAAATTGAAACACAGAAAAAAAGATACAGTTTGTGGGGAGCAAATTACTTTAAAGAAAAAGAATAATGTTGAATAAATAAAAAAGAGCATTATTTTATAAGTTTGTTAGTTAGAAAAAGGGTTTGACATTTAAAAAGTCAAGCCCTTTTTTGAATTTTGTCATGTAGATAGTTTTTTTATGGACGCAATACTTTTCAGAAATCATTTTCGTTACTGTATTAAATTCAAGCCAATGGTTTATATTGCATACTAAAAAAAAGGGATATGAATGATTTAAAAAAATCCAGCAATAAAACCAAAGCTGCAATTGTTTTGCTGATTGTTATGGTTATTATATTAATTAGCAATTTTATCAGACTGCAAAACTCCCAAAAAGCAAACGAAAATATCAATGCAATCTATAATGACCGATTGGTTGTTGCTCACTATATCTTTCAGTATGACAATGAACTTTATTCCATAAAGGCAAAAGCTTTACAAATTGAACTTAATGACTTGGAAAAAAATGCTGCTATCGCGTCTGCCATGCAACGCATTCATAAAATTGATAAATTATATCTAAATACATTTTTGACTTCCAAAGAAAAAGCATCCTTTGTGTCCTTCTTGGCTTCTTGCTCTGCTATTGAAGTTCAGTCGCGAAACAATAACTGGGACCAAGTAACCGAATCCAGTAATCAAGCGCTGAAAACGTTGAAATTGTTGTCTCAAATCCAGATTAATGAGGCTAAATCCAAAATGGAAAGCTCCAATTCCATTCACAGGGATAACACGACCTGGGGTGAACTTCAAATTGCATTATTGGTGGTTTTAGGCGGTTTCGCGTTATATTTGCTAATTGCAAAGAAAACCAAGATTAAAATTAAAATACCAGAAGCACCAAGCATGAACTAATAGCAACTGAAAAAAACATAATTTCATGGATCGCGACCAATTCATTTTCTGCCTCGAAGCTGTTCCCGATGTAGAGATACGTACCACTACCGAAGTGGTTAAAAATCTGGAACAGTTAGCGATAGAACAAGGTATAGCAAGCATTTATAAAACCTGTGACACCATTGAAGGATTAGAAGACAGTTTGAATGCATTACTTTATCATGACCATAATTTTACCGATTACGAAATCATATATTTGGTAATGCCTGGAAAGGAAAACAGCATTTGCCTTAATAATTATTACTACAGTATAGAAGAAATAGCCGAAATTTTTGAAGGCAAAATGAAAGGCAAAATCATCCATTTTGCCAATGCAAAAATATTGGACTTAGACGCAGAAGAAGCACAATACTTCTTAGATATTACGGGAGCATACGCTGTTTCGGGTTATGGTGCGAAATATAATAAAATAGCTAGTTGCAGTACGATAGACAAGGCTTTCTTTAGTTTATGCCAAGAATATGATGATGTAGTGGAAATTGTGGAAAAATTATATCAAAAGCACTATGCTCTATGTAAGTTGTTGGATTTTAGGCTGTATTATTAGTTAATGACTTCGGAAAAATGAACATCCCTTTTGAAGTATCTTTGTATTATAAACTTCAACAATAATGATTCTTTATATCAAAAATATGGTTTGCAACCGTTGCAAAATGGTTGTCAAAGCAGAATTGGAAAAACTCGGCATAACTCCACTCAATATTGAATTGGGAGAAGTAACCATTGAAAAA carries:
- a CDS encoding beta-N-acetylhexosaminidase; protein product: MVRSFIVSLLLCSALSFAQEVNIIPQPVQVTRNAGNFVINTKTSLVVTSKEDKSTAAFLNKYLLDYYGFELPIVKKADKNSIKLKSGKHIEGLQSEGYSLKSDDKGVVINGNSPIGTFYGMQTLIQLLPVEKSNSLTIASVDVKDEPRFVYRGAMLDVGRHFFPVAFVKKYIDYLALHKMNYFHWHLTEDQGWRIEIKKYPKLTEIGSKRNGSIIGRYPGTGSDNTPEGGFYTQEEIKDIVKYASDRFITVIPEIEMPGHSSAAIAAYPQLSCFPEEKTQLSDKMISDKSKQELANGKTKIVQETWGVFTDVYAPTEYTFNFLEDVIDEVVTLFPSKYIHVGGDESPKDDWKRSEFCQKMIKEKGLKDEHELQSYFIQRMEKYINGKGRTLIGWDEILEGGLAPNAIVMSWRGEAGGITAARDKHQVIMTPGSHVYLDHSQTKNEKEVTIGGFTDLEKIYSYEPVPKELNEQEAKYVLGAQGNVWTEYMQNPAKVEYMIFPRLSALSEVLWSPKENKNWSEFQTKIETQKKRYSLWGANYFKEKE
- a CDS encoding MCP four helix bundle domain-containing protein, with the protein product MNDLKKSSNKTKAAIVLLIVMVIILISNFIRLQNSQKANENINAIYNDRLVVAHYIFQYDNELYSIKAKALQIELNDLEKNAAIASAMQRIHKIDKLYLNTFLTSKEKASFVSFLASCSAIEVQSRNNNWDQVTESSNQALKTLKLLSQIQINEAKSKMESSNSIHRDNTTWGELQIALLVVLGGFALYLLIAKKTKIKIKIPEAPSMN
- a CDS encoding DUF6642 family protein, encoding MDRDQFIFCLEAVPDVEIRTTTEVVKNLEQLAIEQGIASIYKTCDTIEGLEDSLNALLYHDHNFTDYEIIYLVMPGKENSICLNNYYYSIEEIAEIFEGKMKGKIIHFANAKILDLDAEEAQYFLDITGAYAVSGYGAKYNKIASCSTIDKAFFSLCQEYDDVVEIVEKLYQKHYALCKLLDFRLYY